From Echinicola soli, a single genomic window includes:
- a CDS encoding OmpA family protein: MKQVILVLFALLAGRFGQAQQVNYNWRIGVSGGFTNYYGDLSPYPVDGIGEFSNALKLFTYNKNYTKDYSGQLSLERRLTPTTGLKVHYGQYHFGMSDRYMTPSGKLPGDTPHFDRALNFRTSMEDLGISLVFRADNGKFLAEKSIIAPYLTLGGGWMWYDIKGDLLDADGSPYDYSTSPVKLDETYETVLSSIETEANGSYNTQGLYAALGIGFRIRLGNKLELFAQSTFNHTFTDYLDDVSGLYKQDYPSEFEAYAAKPGTNTVNTEAPHRGNKNNDKDWFIYHGAGIKFSFGSAKSHFKAPQVTSSYNTSPPVIMAKASPEQILNKTDSLTQPLKNERIPNQNGPSVVNNYYFLNWGTPPYWSQLKRQVATLSLDLEIMDQQQLLDSVLYEKSIVDKKLKDFKRDTTQIKSDSTMTEMDKLKALKELEYFQNLEQVKKDSLENQSTAIQNKINDLEQQKERIGMSAANDSLAYHNYLSPIAFQSMDIPGSRNPYSIAQPDSMRLNTASSFDQSSNQEAIVPMASARVAEIEQIAESDKNAEAIVPKAAPEAQYIYLQPGEATQTDITVQAPAAAYQKQKRSWIPIPIFFGGNKNKDKKKNNKDTADTSENLTASTTPWYENISEEDYQKYYLPAAALGMTTAGIFIAADSQEAPNASNTAKPEEIPHNTSAITAAVPQEATSRVDTVYIKGKDTTTLLSSRTEVYFDLNQKTVGDDEKRKLENLANYLKQHPESKINLEGYADNTGNITYNLQLIKERTQAVKDVMIKDFDIAPERVKTLDGGQILRNPTKKEPNQSDRRVEVSLIFE, from the coding sequence ATGAAACAAGTTATATTAGTACTGTTTGCCCTCTTGGCTGGCCGTTTTGGGCAAGCCCAACAGGTAAACTATAACTGGCGTATAGGGGTCAGCGGAGGCTTTACCAACTACTACGGCGACCTCAGCCCCTATCCTGTAGATGGTATCGGTGAATTTTCCAATGCCCTGAAACTATTTACCTATAACAAAAACTATACAAAAGACTATTCTGGCCAGTTATCACTGGAAAGGAGACTTACCCCTACTACAGGACTAAAGGTTCATTACGGTCAATATCACTTTGGAATGAGTGACCGCTATATGACCCCCAGTGGAAAACTACCGGGGGACACGCCCCACTTTGACCGTGCTCTGAACTTCCGTACCTCCATGGAGGATTTAGGGATCTCCTTGGTGTTTAGAGCGGACAACGGTAAATTCCTGGCAGAAAAGTCCATTATCGCCCCTTACCTTACCTTGGGTGGCGGATGGATGTGGTATGATATAAAAGGCGACCTACTCGACGCCGATGGCAGCCCTTACGATTACAGCACTTCTCCGGTAAAGTTGGATGAAACGTACGAGACGGTTCTATCCAGCATCGAAACTGAAGCCAATGGTTCTTACAATACCCAAGGATTATATGCAGCCTTGGGAATAGGATTCAGGATACGATTGGGCAATAAACTGGAGCTATTTGCACAAAGTACCTTTAACCACACTTTCACCGATTACCTGGATGATGTCAGTGGTTTATATAAGCAGGATTACCCCAGTGAATTTGAAGCCTATGCGGCTAAACCGGGAACAAACACTGTAAATACGGAAGCTCCCCATCGGGGCAATAAAAACAACGACAAAGACTGGTTTATCTACCATGGAGCGGGAATTAAATTCAGTTTTGGATCCGCCAAAAGTCATTTTAAAGCCCCCCAGGTGACTTCTTCTTACAATACCTCCCCACCGGTAATCATGGCTAAAGCATCACCAGAGCAAATCCTCAACAAGACGGATTCTCTGACTCAACCGCTAAAAAATGAAAGAATCCCGAACCAAAATGGCCCTTCAGTGGTCAATAATTATTACTTCCTTAACTGGGGAACGCCTCCTTACTGGAGCCAATTAAAGCGACAGGTAGCCACATTATCCTTGGATCTTGAAATCATGGATCAGCAACAGCTGCTGGATAGTGTACTTTATGAAAAATCCATCGTAGACAAAAAGCTAAAGGATTTCAAACGGGATACTACCCAAATTAAATCAGACAGCACCATGACTGAAATGGACAAACTTAAAGCCCTAAAGGAATTGGAATACTTTCAAAACCTGGAACAGGTCAAAAAAGACAGTCTTGAAAACCAATCTACCGCAATCCAAAATAAAATCAACGATCTTGAGCAACAAAAAGAACGTATCGGAATGAGTGCTGCCAACGACTCCTTGGCATACCATAACTATCTGTCACCCATAGCTTTTCAAAGCATGGATATACCTGGAAGTAGGAACCCATATTCCATTGCTCAACCGGACAGCATGCGCTTGAACACTGCCTCTTCATTTGATCAATCATCCAACCAGGAAGCCATTGTACCAATGGCTTCCGCTAGAGTGGCTGAAATTGAACAAATAGCGGAATCGGATAAAAATGCCGAAGCCATCGTTCCTAAAGCTGCCCCTGAAGCACAATATATTTACCTTCAACCTGGCGAAGCAACGCAAACGGACATCACGGTACAAGCGCCTGCCGCTGCTTACCAAAAGCAAAAAAGAAGCTGGATTCCAATTCCCATTTTCTTCGGAGGAAATAAAAACAAGGATAAAAAAAAGAACAACAAGGATACAGCAGACACATCTGAAAACTTGACAGCTTCTACGACACCATGGTATGAAAACATCTCAGAAGAGGATTACCAAAAGTATTATTTACCAGCGGCAGCCTTGGGAATGACCACTGCCGGTATCTTCATTGCCGCTGACAGTCAAGAAGCCCCAAACGCTTCGAATACTGCTAAGCCTGAGGAAATCCCCCATAACACTTCTGCTATCACCGCTGCTGTTCCCCAAGAGGCTACCAGCCGCGTGGACACCGTTTATATCAAAGGAAAGGATACCACCACCCTGTTATCCTCACGGACGGAAGTATACTTTGACCTGAACCAAAAAACAGTCGGTGATGATGAAAAAAGAAAACTGGAAAACCTGGCAAACTATCTTAAGCAACATCCGGAAAGCAAAATCAACCTAGAAGGCTATGCCGATAACACCGGCAATATCACTTATAACCTTCAATTGATCAAGGAACGTACCCAGGCGGTTAAGGACGTTATGATCAAGGATTTTGACATTGCTCCTGAAAGGGTAAAAACCCTCGATGGCGGACAAATCTTACGGAATCCTACCAAAAAGGAACCCAATCAATCCGATAGAAGAGTAGAAGTGTCGCTTATTTTCGAATAA
- a CDS encoding replication-associated recombination protein A codes for MSQEPLAERMRPAKLEELIGQEHLSKEGTFLHRAIRSGTVPSLILWGPPGVGKTTIANIIANEVKAPFYTLSAISSGVKDIRQVIEKARFQQGVVLFIDEIHRFNKSQQDALLGAVEKGHIRLIGATTENPSFEVNAALLSRCQVFTLNHLEKESLEAMVHQAMEKDVLIKTKNIELQESEALLRLSGGDGRKLLNLFEIVVNAIADDPIVITNEKVTEIAQQKVAMYDKSGEQHYDIISAFIKSIRGSDPNAAVYWLARMIEGGEDVKFIARRLVILASEDIGNANPNALLLATQCFDAVKIIGYPEARIVLSQCVTYLASSAKSNASYMAINEAQAIVRQEGDLPVPIHLRNAPTKLMKDLNYGKGYKYAHDYPGNFAEEEFMPDKLKGKKLYEPGRNARENDLRKNLQRLWGKKYGY; via the coding sequence ATGAGTCAAGAGCCATTAGCAGAGCGGATGAGGCCGGCAAAGCTGGAAGAATTGATAGGCCAGGAGCATTTGAGCAAAGAGGGGACATTTTTGCACCGGGCCATCAGGTCTGGCACGGTACCTTCCCTGATTCTCTGGGGCCCCCCGGGAGTAGGAAAGACCACTATTGCCAATATAATTGCCAATGAGGTGAAGGCTCCTTTCTATACCCTTAGTGCGATCAGTTCTGGGGTGAAAGATATCCGTCAGGTGATCGAAAAGGCACGTTTTCAGCAAGGAGTAGTCTTGTTCATAGATGAGATCCACCGGTTTAATAAGAGTCAGCAAGATGCGCTTTTGGGTGCAGTGGAAAAGGGACATATTCGCTTGATCGGTGCGACTACCGAAAATCCTTCTTTTGAGGTCAATGCCGCATTGCTTTCCCGCTGTCAGGTATTTACCCTGAACCATCTGGAAAAGGAGAGCTTGGAGGCCATGGTCCATCAGGCCATGGAAAAGGATGTCTTGATAAAAACTAAAAATATCGAGCTGCAGGAATCCGAGGCACTGTTGCGTTTGTCAGGAGGTGACGGTAGGAAATTGCTGAACCTGTTTGAAATAGTGGTAAATGCCATTGCTGATGATCCTATTGTCATCACCAATGAAAAAGTAACGGAGATTGCCCAGCAGAAGGTGGCCATGTATGACAAGTCTGGCGAGCAGCACTATGATATCATTTCGGCTTTTATCAAATCCATTAGGGGTTCTGATCCCAATGCAGCCGTATACTGGTTGGCAAGGATGATTGAGGGAGGCGAAGATGTTAAATTTATAGCCAGAAGGTTGGTGATATTGGCTTCCGAAGATATCGGGAATGCCAATCCAAATGCCCTTTTATTGGCTACGCAATGTTTTGATGCGGTGAAGATCATCGGCTATCCTGAAGCGAGGATTGTCCTTTCGCAGTGTGTGACCTATCTGGCCAGTTCAGCGAAGAGCAATGCCAGCTACATGGCCATCAATGAAGCCCAGGCCATCGTGCGACAGGAGGGGGACCTTCCTGTCCCCATTCACCTACGAAATGCCCCTACCAAACTGATGAAAGACCTGAACTATGGTAAAGGCTATAAATATGCCCATGATTATCCAGGGAATTTTGCGGAGGAAGAGTTTATGCCGGATAAACTAAAGGGTAAAAAGCTCTATGAACCCGGCAGAAATGCCCGGGAAAATGACCTGCGGAAAAACCTCCAACGATTGTGGGGTAAAAAGTATGGATATTGA
- a CDS encoding threonine aldolase family protein yields the protein MIIDLRSDTVTKPTKGMLEAMWAAEVGDDVLGEDPSVQALETRLAAMFGMEAGMFCPSGTMSNQIAIKLHAGQHKEVVCHKDSHIYLYEGGGIMANAMASVRLLDGKYGKLSAGTVEEAIQPEDVHAPMTTLVSLENTMNKGGGSVYTLGEVKAIQQVCQAHQLKLHLDGARIFNGLAATGEKAEDWGNVFDTISVCLSKGLGCPVGSVLLGDKAMIHHARRIRKSMGGGMRQVGFMAAAGIYALEHHVGRLEEDHRRAKTVAEILSAQAHTAEVFPVPTNIVIVRLAGISPKEMLAKLDEKGIRAVQFGKDMIRFVTHLDVTDDHLEAMQKRLK from the coding sequence ATGATCATAGACCTTAGAAGCGATACGGTGACCAAGCCCACCAAAGGAATGCTGGAAGCAATGTGGGCAGCCGAAGTAGGGGATGATGTACTTGGAGAAGATCCCAGCGTACAAGCATTGGAGACCCGCCTTGCGGCAATGTTTGGGATGGAAGCGGGAATGTTTTGTCCATCAGGCACTATGTCCAATCAAATTGCCATAAAACTTCACGCCGGACAGCACAAAGAAGTCGTCTGTCATAAAGATTCACATATTTACCTGTATGAAGGAGGCGGCATCATGGCCAATGCCATGGCATCGGTACGGCTTTTGGATGGGAAATACGGGAAATTGTCAGCGGGAACTGTCGAAGAAGCCATTCAGCCGGAAGATGTGCATGCACCTATGACCACGCTAGTATCCCTTGAAAACACCATGAACAAGGGTGGTGGCAGTGTTTATACCCTTGGAGAAGTAAAGGCAATCCAGCAGGTTTGTCAAGCGCACCAGCTGAAGCTTCACCTGGATGGTGCACGGATTTTTAATGGGCTGGCAGCCACAGGTGAAAAAGCCGAAGATTGGGGAAATGTTTTTGATACGATATCTGTTTGTTTGAGCAAGGGATTGGGCTGTCCTGTTGGATCTGTGCTGCTAGGAGATAAGGCTATGATTCACCATGCCAGAAGGATCAGAAAGTCAATGGGAGGGGGGATGAGGCAAGTTGGGTTTATGGCTGCAGCGGGGATTTACGCCTTGGAGCATCATGTGGGGCGCCTGGAGGAAGATCACCGACGCGCCAAAACCGTGGCCGAAATTCTAAGTGCCCAAGCCCATACAGCAGAGGTCTTTCCGGTGCCAACGAATATTGTCATTGTCAGGTTGGCCGGGATCAGTCCAAAAGAGATGCTGGCCAAGCTCGATGAAAAGGGCATAAGGGCCGTCCAGTTTGGCAAGGATATGATACGATTTGTAACTCATCTGGATGTTACCGATGACCATTTGGAGGCCATGCAAAAACGATTGAAATAG
- a CDS encoding glycerophosphodiester phosphodiesterase family protein gives MRNPLSVTFHLLLSMLVLGCGASTSTSEDLLVSNHYLTFDEVADTRAFFTWNTDWRPMVSAHRGGSYPGYPENAIETFDYVLQHTPALIECDISMTKDSVLVMMHDNTVDRTTSGTGKVGDLTLEKLRSFHLDDASGKSTAFNVPTLREVLEWAKGKAVLTLDIKSNVPYELVLDEIGETASKPHVVLITYSLAAAKKLYSMDPELMLSVTLRNEKEWDRFVETGIPSENIIAFTGVAERSAAFNEKLHQHGVCVILGTLGNLDQRAAARGDQLYKEFVNKGADILATDRPIEAANIIREQP, from the coding sequence ATGCGTAATCCTTTGTCGGTAACTTTCCATTTGTTGCTCAGCATGCTGGTGCTGGGCTGTGGAGCATCCACTTCTACCTCCGAAGACCTTCTTGTTAGTAACCATTACCTTACTTTTGATGAGGTAGCCGATACCAGGGCCTTTTTTACTTGGAACACTGACTGGAGGCCGATGGTGAGTGCCCACCGGGGTGGAAGCTATCCAGGTTATCCTGAAAATGCCATCGAAACCTTTGACTATGTATTGCAGCATACTCCTGCGCTAATCGAATGCGATATTTCGATGACAAAGGATTCGGTGTTGGTCATGATGCATGACAATACGGTAGACAGGACTACCTCGGGTACGGGAAAGGTTGGGGATTTGACCCTTGAAAAATTAAGGAGCTTTCACTTGGATGATGCGTCAGGAAAGTCCACCGCATTCAACGTGCCAACTCTCCGGGAAGTTTTGGAGTGGGCAAAAGGGAAAGCTGTGCTAACCTTGGACATCAAATCCAATGTGCCCTATGAATTGGTGTTGGATGAAATCGGAGAGACAGCTTCCAAACCCCATGTCGTGTTGATTACCTATAGCTTGGCAGCGGCCAAAAAACTGTATAGCATGGACCCAGAGCTGATGTTGTCGGTGACCTTGAGAAATGAAAAGGAATGGGACAGGTTTGTGGAAACTGGAATCCCATCTGAAAATATCATTGCCTTTACCGGGGTAGCTGAGCGGAGTGCCGCATTTAATGAGAAGCTTCACCAACACGGAGTGTGTGTCATTTTAGGTACTTTGGGAAATTTGGATCAAAGGGCAGCAGCCAGGGGGGACCAACTCTATAAAGAATTTGTAAACAAAGGGGCTGATATCCTGGCCACGGACAGGCCAATAGAAGCTGCCAACATAATCAGGGAACAACCATGA
- a CDS encoding DUF2721 domain-containing protein, protein MELELSTPALLFSAITLLMLAYTNRFLAMANLIRGLNGQYRERPDDMQLLGQLKNLRKRMIMIKYMQIFGVISFLICVVCMFLIYKKFDTAANVTFMMSMVALLVSLGISLWEINLSTKALSIELSGMEEVLKNSRGGSTGLKFKDSKPSSAKS, encoded by the coding sequence ATGGAACTAGAACTCTCAACTCCAGCATTGTTGTTTTCGGCCATCACCTTGTTGATGTTGGCATATACCAACCGTTTTTTGGCCATGGCCAACCTGATCAGAGGGTTGAACGGACAATACCGTGAAAGACCCGATGACATGCAGTTGCTAGGCCAGCTCAAGAATCTCCGTAAGCGGATGATCATGATCAAATACATGCAGATTTTTGGGGTGATCAGCTTTTTGATATGCGTGGTGTGCATGTTTTTAATCTATAAAAAATTTGACACAGCAGCCAATGTTACCTTTATGATGAGCATGGTGGCCCTGTTGGTTTCTTTGGGGATTTCACTTTGGGAAATCAACTTGTCCACCAAGGCACTGAGCATCGAGCTGAGTGGAATGGAAGAGGTGCTGAAAAATTCCCGGGGAGGCTCAACGGGCCTTAAATTTAAAGATTCCAAGCCATCATCTGCTAAATCATGA
- a CDS encoding anti-sigma factor, producing the protein MDIQSYIASGKLELFVLGELSDREREEVIALSKKHPEIKRELEEIEDAMFAFDDKSGVKPPEAVKGKIFDSLSKDLEEGEEKIASSRPAAKQVVLQPWKQFAVASSIVAFLAILAAVYFAVQYYDVEERFTALLEERNVLSQELDVNQARYHELDQQFETLLSGDYERVPMLGDSFELQKDARVDVFWDKGSQNVLVSVNELALLDEHQDYQLWAIGDDGPVGIGIVKPGEKLTLQQMEAAASAGAFAITIEPKGGSKSPTLENLVVIGEVV; encoded by the coding sequence GTGGATATTCAGTCTTACATAGCGTCAGGCAAGTTGGAGCTCTTTGTGCTGGGAGAACTCAGTGACAGGGAGCGTGAGGAGGTTATTGCGCTTTCCAAAAAGCATCCTGAAATCAAAAGAGAGCTTGAGGAAATCGAGGATGCCATGTTTGCTTTTGATGACAAGTCCGGAGTCAAGCCACCGGAAGCCGTGAAAGGCAAAATCTTTGACAGCTTGTCAAAGGACCTGGAAGAAGGAGAAGAGAAAATAGCAAGCTCTCGCCCTGCTGCCAAACAAGTAGTGCTACAGCCATGGAAGCAATTTGCCGTGGCGTCTTCCATTGTGGCCTTTTTGGCGATTTTGGCAGCAGTGTACTTTGCTGTCCAGTATTATGATGTAGAAGAGCGGTTTACCGCACTGCTGGAAGAACGAAATGTCCTGTCACAGGAACTGGACGTAAACCAAGCCCGCTATCATGAGCTGGATCAGCAATTTGAGACCTTGCTGTCGGGGGATTATGAGCGTGTGCCCATGTTGGGCGATTCATTTGAGCTGCAAAAGGATGCAAGGGTGGATGTTTTCTGGGATAAAGGCTCACAAAACGTGCTCGTCTCTGTCAACGAGCTGGCCTTATTGGATGAGCATCAAGACTATCAGCTTTGGGCGATCGGAGATGATGGGCCGGTAGGTATTGGGATAGTGAAGCCGGGAGAAAAACTGACCCTTCAGCAAATGGAAGCCGCTGCAAGTGCCGGAGCCTTTGCCATTACCATTGAACCTAAAGGAGGAAGTAAGTCACCTACGCTTGAAAACCTTGTGGTGATCGGTGAGGTGGTGTAA